CTTTGCTTTTATTTAGGTGTAAAAATATTATGGCTTTATCGTTAAAGAAGCTGGCATTTTCACTGGTTTTACTGGCGATCGGTGGTGGTGCAGGATTATGGGGCAGTCGCTATCTACCATTAGAGAATAATCGCTCGTTTGAGCAGCTAAAAACAATGCCAGTCACGGTGCCGCCAGCGCCTATACAAAATCCGTCTGCGGAAGCTAGCGGCATGAGTGAGAACGACGATCGCAACTTTATTGCCGCAGCAGTAGAGCAAGTGGGACCAGCGGTAGTCAGAATTAATGCCACACGCAAGGTTGCAAATCAACTTCCCGAAGCGTTTAATAATCCTCTATTGCGCCGATTCTTTGGTTCAGAACGACCGATGCCAGAAGAACGAATTGAACGTGGTACAGGTTCTGGATTTATTTTAAGTCAGGATGGGCAGCTACTCACTAACGCCCATGTGGTAGCAGATACCGACACAGTGCAAGTTACCCTCAAAGATGGTCGGAGTTTTGGTGGCAAGGTTATAGGGGTAGATCCAGTCACTGATGTAGCAGTGGTGAAAATCAGAGCTAAAAACTTGCCAATTGTGAAGCTGGGCAACTCAAAAAACTTGGTACCAGGACAATGGGCGATCGCGATTGGAAATCCTCTTGGGTTGGACAACACAGTGACAGTTGGCATTATCAGTGCCACAGATCGTTCTAGCGCTCAAGTGGGTGTTCCAGACAAACGGGTTAACTTTATCCAGACTGATGCTGCTATTAACCCCGGTAACTCTGGCGGTCCGCTCTTAAATGCCAGAGGCGAGGTGATTGGCGTTAACACTGCGATTCGAGCAGATGCTCAGGGTCTCGGTTTCGCTATCCCAATTGAAACTGCAGCCCGCATAGCCAATCAGCTTTTTAACAAAGGGCAGGTTAAGCATCCCTTCTTAGGTATTCAAATGGTAGACCTTACTCCTGCCACAAAAGCAGAAATCAATCAGGAAACAGACTTAAACATCAAGCAGGACACCGGTGTTTTGATTGTGCGAGTTATGGAAAAATCACCGTCAGCCCAGGCAGGCTTGCAAGCTGGTGATATTATCCAAAAAATTGACGGCAGATCAGTTAGGAAGGCTTCTGAAGTTCAAGAACGAGTGGAATCCAGTGAAGTTGGGGCAGTATTGCAAATCGAAGTGAATCGCAATGGTCAAATTCACACCCTAAATGTCAAGCCAGGAGCTTTGCCGGTTGATAAGCTAGGGTAGGGAATCTCGATCAAAGCATCAAATAGGAGAAAATTAATGGCTGACCAATTCAAAAAAGGTGACAAAGTGGAGTGGAAAACTTCACAAGGCAAAACTACAGGCGAAGTGAAAAAGAAGCTC
This window of the Chroococcidiopsis sp. CCMEE 29 genome carries:
- a CDS encoding HhoA/HhoB/HtrA family serine endopeptidase; the protein is MALSLKKLAFSLVLLAIGGGAGLWGSRYLPLENNRSFEQLKTMPVTVPPAPIQNPSAEASGMSENDDRNFIAAAVEQVGPAVVRINATRKVANQLPEAFNNPLLRRFFGSERPMPEERIERGTGSGFILSQDGQLLTNAHVVADTDTVQVTLKDGRSFGGKVIGVDPVTDVAVVKIRAKNLPIVKLGNSKNLVPGQWAIAIGNPLGLDNTVTVGIISATDRSSAQVGVPDKRVNFIQTDAAINPGNSGGPLLNARGEVIGVNTAIRADAQGLGFAIPIETAARIANQLFNKGQVKHPFLGIQMVDLTPATKAEINQETDLNIKQDTGVLIVRVMEKSPSAQAGLQAGDIIQKIDGRSVRKASEVQERVESSEVGAVLQIEVNRNGQIHTLNVKPGALPVDKLG